atggccattttccggacttggtacagaagattttaagacaaaatggTGGGTTGCACCTGGTTTTGTGGTACCCAAACCttccgcttttatggcaatgttaagtataaaattaaaatgacaacattacatgacagctCAAGTTTATATTTACCTGGAGCTAAGAAACGTCGTAGCTCATGGATTCTCATTGACATTAGTTTAGTTTTCATTGCTATATCCTTGTCACCAGTAGCTTTATAGTCAAACATACAAGGCTTATTGTTGTGACAATCTTGTAGCGCTTGTCTCTTCGGTTGTTCTATTGAACAAATTGGTGGATTATAACTTGGATCGACGTACATTGGTAAAACACTTTCGTCTCTTTGTGCTGCCCCTATAAACGACATTAGcgattgtatatatgtatatatgagcTAGTATGCAATGATAAAGGTACAGAACAACGAGCATTATATATACCATTGACAAATTTAATAAACAGGCCTCGTTTAGTGTAGAACTTCTTTAGCGCTTTGTTTCCTTCGAGTGTTATGTTTTTAGTATTatcttaaaattgtttttatttgttacagTTTTATATAAAGCCCCATATATGcaatttagttttttaaaatGAGTTGTATTTGTGAAGAAGATAAACATCGGATAGGAGTAAGGACAAAATGACTTATCATATACGTACATGGATATTTGAACAGCTGATAAAGCGTTAAATCATCAAATGAGTGATTATCAATCTGTGCAGCAACGGTATAGTTGACATTAAGAAGGTCATCTGTGGCATTTCCATTAAAGTTTCCTAGAAGACCTTGTACTTTCCcctgaaatatatcaaatttgttatataaaacattgaaatgaacttgttgataaatattccgtatcaacttctcaaataatacacgatggtcttgatgtatagattctgcgtactgatgttgtgtatcatcttaacaacatgttttattgttcttttatttgtttttgttctattattaagattacttttactgttgaatggttttatgtgatatccgtttgacgtggctcggtacttatacatctcgtcaatgtgtttgtattggctttcattttttggtgatttgttttgtatatgtgactctttgtatttcttttgtgcttataacgtgactctgtactttaaaagatcccgtcagtatgatatttgtctataatatgtcattatgatatatttctattatgaattactttatacgttgaaccacaaacgtcaaaatcaatcaatggcgtagtggaattgacaatttttggattctcataaattctatgtataacttttgaactagtttgaatctcggtctatttctgtaatttattcttacatacttttgatttttttaactctgtatgcgtacattgcctatgaaaaaagtttaaaattgtttgtatgcacattgaacatcaaatttatgtgacgtatataatttttctaacgtcagacactcaaatcagtccatgtgttcttagacagtagatgttattgtgtcctgttaaattgatccctttaaaaagttttggattctcatatattctatgtataatttttggactagtttgaatctcggtctatttctgtaatttattcttacatacatttgattttttaaccctgtatgcgtacattgcctatgtaaattttaaaattgtttgtatgcacattgaacgacaaatttatgtgacgtatataatttttctgacgtcggacactcaagtagatccatgtgttcgtggataggtttttgtgtcctgttaaattgttccttttaaaagttttggattctcataaattctatgtataacttttggactagtttgatttctgtaatttattcttacatacttttgattttttaaccctgtctgcgctcattgcctatgtaaaatttaaaattgtttataatccaggtactttggataactattgtatgcacattgaacgacaaatttatgtgacgtatataatttttctgacgtcagacactcaaatcaatccatgtgttcgtagatagtagatgttgttgtgtcctgttaaattgttatacgatgatgactgatgttcccatattttgactattttattgattgtgactgtttatttaacgcatcatgtaaatgtaacggaatttgatgagactgttattaaagtgagagggttagcgctatagaaccaggtttaatccaccattttctacatttgaaaatgcctgtaccaagtcaggaatatgacagttcttgtcctttcgtttttgatgcgttttgttttttgattttgccatgtgattatggactttcctaattgattttcctctgagttcagtatttttgtgattttactttttgatgtgGGATATATGCAGTTGTAGTCTGTGGTCTATTAGTAGACACAAATATTACATCACTTGGTTCGTTTTTGGATtccttaaattattttataaaagtttgacacaatattttcaataataacGACTTCCCGGATACTGAATAATGTTGATGTTTTGGTAGAAAAgaatatgttctatttttctatttacattCTAAATGTTACGTTACTTtgacaaatatgttttatatacctGAAGTGATGGAGGTGCTATAATTACAACACATAATGTCCGGTCACAATCAGCTACTTGTATTGCAAGTCCATCCTGTAGAATAACAGTGAAGTTTGATTCCATACCTGTCTCATCTGTATTCGCCACGATAAAAGCTTAAAAGGTAAACGATGATAAAATTGCTAGTAGTTTAAATAATAACGACAAAAGAAACATGTTTagtaattcatttatttatacaatgCAAGCATTTTAAGTTTAAGCTATATTTAATATGACCAGGTTATGGGTACCATTAAATACGATACACATACATTAGAAAACAACTTAACAATATTTCAGTGTAGATGGATTTAGTAACTGAATTAGTATCTATCTATTTTCTGTAATGAGGCCGAAGAtatgataagattttttttgccATTGCATTTCAAAGATTTGACAGTTTCGTTTATGCATATATTGCTATGATGGTCAGCTCGCAAattcttttcaaatttgattacTACACGGCCTTTCATATAATTTGACAGATGGAAATATAATAATAGCATTAAACATATACTCACATTTAAAGTCTTGCCAGTATGATTGTTTATTATCGAAGAAATGATATTGCTGATTAACCAGGACGTCAATTTTACGTGCACTCCTATCTGCAGTTGGCAATTTTAGTCTTATTTCTACAGTCTCAGTAGATCCACCAAGAACAACACGAATTCCTACATTGGTTAACATGACAGACGTATTTCCCGTTTCACCTTAATAAAAAGTAGCATATAATAGTTTAtgttaaaactattattttgatttctttgaaaattgaaaaaataaatggattaCAATATTGCATTTCTCTCGTAGCTAAAACTTTTTACAAAGCAATCTCCTTTTTGAATAACTTTACATTGATAAATGTGCCtattgttgatatattttgCAGAAGTTATTCTTAGACAATGTTAGATGAGTAAGTCCAATTTCTTAAGGATTGTATAATATCTTCAAAATGTACCTTTACAAATCTTCTAAGTTGGGCAATGTTACTGGACAATAATCGCATGTGACATTCAGTCACATGTTTCTCATTCTAACAGATCGGCAATGGAATAATCAAAACGCATTAACGTTCACAAATTAGTGTCATTAGGCAGTGTCAATTCTAACCTAACCATGCTAACCTTTGTTAGATATTTTTGGGGATTTTACTGTTTTTCCCCACATCCAAAACAATCTTATTGTGGACTAGATCTGGTATAAATGATCCTAATgttcaaaaaacaaattgctTAGTTCCCGAATGTATATGATTTAAATACTTAGTGGAAATAATAAAGTAAACTCGTATAcacatatattgtattatactgcaatcagctagtttactgtacagataaagctatacgtataaacgttagctttatacgtcaatgaccccaaCTGACCTATAAACCccgcctccttattgtatttcatcaacaacatcacgtcgcgaccatgacaacgtaaagtaacaatggtcaaacttttttcaatttaaacttttatgtcttcaaattggttatttatatatcatgtttatcaaatgttattaattaagttcattttccctttctaattccttaataCGCAAATGTCTTACCACCTGGACTACgctcatagggaaataccccaaaatggtacctcaagagggaaatttcaaacactttttttaacaatttttgttacatgtttttttcatttttcatttttttttcccgatttcagtataaaaacaatatacgtatagtgtcttgaaatatgaaatttatttgtattcggcacgaaacgggaaaatgctcggtagaacctcgcattttcccgtttctaagcctcatacaaataaatttcatatttcaagacactatacgtatattgtctaacTATTTGCCTTTAAAGGTAGCATGTTCATTGAAGGCTCTGTATATAGATTTGTAGAAGTTTTCATTGTGAACAATACTGATATGAAATTAtcacagatttaaaaaaaaaaaccaatatttgaaattaaaagagagGCAGAAGAAAACCATACAAACTTCCAAACTCGTTAGccgaaaataaaatgtcaacgCCTTTGACAAAAAACGAAACAGACCATAAAACTAACAACAGTATACACGTTTGAAATCAAAAGACTGAGAAACACGAAACTAATAAACAAACCGGGATAATCTCCACGTGAAGTAACGTAAATTGAAAGCTGACACATTGATAGAAAATTTGCCTAGAATTTACAATTGAATCTTTAATTGTTAAACTTTAAGGATCATTGTAGTCCggcggctttgtgaaaaattgtgcacatcctgttacaagcatgaaatttggcatagaccttcctcaactattactctttaattacagatagggaggcatttgaaaaaaaaatgtctcacttccggtaaaatccaaaatggcggacgtcatacttaaatcagcccaatatcgagggctagcgtgtaaaaatgtcctattatcatgctactatcataatatttggtacatacctttgtttttttactacttttggataaattaaatagataagatgtcttcagaacccccacttccggttaaaatccaatatggcggccattgtactaaaataagcttattttttagggagggtaattgaaatgtgttttaacgtattgctactataaATACATTGTGTATGAACCTTATTTTGTAGCTTCTGATGGAGACAATGTATAAGAATTATGTCTTAAAAATCCTTACTTCCAGAagtatccaaaatggcggacagagaaatatcaattttttattcaaattttcaacttttttcaaaatgttaagaaaattattttattttgtgctggtcattaaacttttggctttaagttatccccaaaaccacttattctagcatgttgAAAATGCTAAGATATAAAGTTAACACTTCTGGttaaaatatgacgtaaatttcaaagatgagtcctcaatctatttcttcaATGTAGAGTTTTTATTGTATTGATTTTGGTTGTATAATTATAAACTTACCAACAATTTTTGggaaaacattttcataaaatcGACCTTGAACTGTGACAACACTAGTATCCGGTAACGTAGTCTTTAATAATAGGAAATCACCATGACCACACATACGTTGGTGCATCCCATCAAATGTTTCAATATGACCTTGACCGAACAGCATCGCTGTAAATGAATCAGAAAAGATAAACCCTATAAATAATTTCTATAGTTTAATTAATCCCATAACAGAGGGTAAAGGATCTTATTTAACCCGCAACAATCAGTTTGTGTATCAACAATTTAGACATAGGAATATTctacttttttaaatgacagATGTGAAAGTTCAGTGTTTAAATGGTAAAGACAAGACAGATTGGTATTggctaaaaaacaaaaatacaaaaacaaaattaaattcatatgtgtagcaatattttaacatgtttttaccCGGTGTTGGTGGATTATATCCTTTACAGTCACGGGTTGACCGCTGGTCCATGTAATAATCACATTTCCTATAATCATTCCACAAACAACATTGATAGAACGTTACAACATCTTTAACCCAGTGGGACATGTCGGGAACAAGTCCGGTTTTACCATAAGGATAAGCACCGGCAGCATGGCTTCTATCTGGCGTACTGCCTTGAAAGCTATCAGATGAATATCTGAGATTGCCGCCAGCATCATAACAACACTGGTTTCCAGCACCGGTTTGTctaatggaaaataaaatcagttTTAATATAGTTATTATATCAAGAAAAGAGTTTAACAGAGAAAGAACAcgtttcaattttgttaaaaacgttttacattttaatgtcgGGATACAAAAGATAATTTGACGCcggttatttgttttatatatttttttatcatgggTTCCATTTTTAGATTGCtcaaatgcatacaaatataaGGACATCCATTGCCGGATTGGTGCTTGAATGAACAGCATGATGGATGCCATATCAAGTGGCTTAGCTGCACCTTCCGGAGCACTGAAGGTTACGAATTTAGTTGGGCTCGTGTAAGAAGTTTAGGTTTAAGTTTAAAGTTGtgtcataatttataaattgtaattttggcAGTTGAGTTGTCTgttttaggtgtaataccaccatttattttcccctattagtctttgttaaatttgcacttttcaaaaaattgtgcagaatttatctgtgtttcaaataaagaaatacttggcatgagtaaagttttatcctgtccagttctatagaaaaatgttcacataacatttcattgcatgtaagaaaataaccatcatttgAAGTTAACcattcaaatttctccccttatgctatatgtgtacaaggtttagtcaccatgtaacctccagattacaacatttttgtatagaaatcacaaataaaagataatggtgttttgaaatacccaagacatatgtttatgacacagaaatagttttactgcaataaaatgtaggtttaattacctacaacggtcaaattcaagggaatattttttagacctactttcgtatgcaaccgggtgtgacgtaccatgatttggtggtattacacctttaaTGATAATAACATAATAAGGCAGCAACAAACCACTATATCAAGAAAAATAGTGTCACACATTGTACATtcgtcattttcattttattaatttggtaGAGAGTCTTTCGTCCGAAAATACCgtactttattatataaaatatacatacgAAGGGTGAACAGATCGGACACAATGGACAGATCCCTCGTGAAATCTACATTTAGTGGTTCTATTATCATAAAGGTAACATCCGAAATCAGCATGAAAGTTTCCTACATCACTAAGTGCTTGTACCAGTGTGCATGGACATCTCACAACGTTGTTCAGCCAACTCATATCTTGTCTGTCCTGATCATACCAAGTCTTACATTTTTGGCTCGGCCAATTCTCTCCCAGATTCATTACCATGGCGTTGTTTACAAAAAAGCCAAGGGTTATAGTTTTACTGACTATGAAtctaaaaaatacaatatgtttgtATAAGCTTTTTAGAAGTTTCCTGTACGGTCAAGGTTGCAAGTTTTATTCGTAATGGAATGGCCAAATAGAACATCTCAGTCTATTATAAACCATTGAAACATATTCAAGATGTAGACCAAACGTATTTACTATTTCACAAATAAAATGAGACGTAATTCTACAACTGCAAAACTACTTTCTTTAATACTTGGCCACAAAGATATATCCTCTTTATTCGCTGCCATTTCCAGGGCAATTAGACCAATCCACCATCGCCAAAGAAATATAAGATAGTGTTTCATCAATCGACAtacgaaataaaatgtttcttttaatgTGAGTCATTGAAGATTTCTTCCACTttgctttattatttttatcaaaaaagaaaGATTGAAACGATGTACTGTTATATTGCTTCATACCTGTAGAATTTTGCCTGTTTTATATCTTGTAATTCCATCATAACAATTCCAATTTCATACTCATCACAAACAGAACCTATACAATTTATGTCATTGGTTTGAATTGTAAACTGCCCGGCTGATGCACGAACAGTTCCCATACTTCTCAGATTTGCCCAGGTTATCTGAAGTGTCAAAATATACCATCAGACATAATTTCAATATCCGATTGCTTAAATAGTTTCACGACTAAAAGTCCGTATCTTTCAGCGATATGCATACCTTTTTCGTTTTTCTGTTCACTTTAGGAAGCACCCCTTAATAAGGttatgaaattaatgaaaataaaaaaaaacctcatgaTCCCCAATCCGGTCATCCAACAAGTTGCATGTCCAATAATAAAATGTGTGCATCACGTCACCATCTTCAACAGCTAGTACATGACAAATGaatgatatcaaaatatatttgactaAACGTTTCTGGCATATTCTGCTAAATTGTTCGTTTGGAAAACACACGAGAACaagaacacagaaaaaaatataaagcattaAAAAAGACATGCTGTAACAAAAAGAGTAAAAAGGTCACATGTCATGACTCACCCCGTTGCTATCTTCTTTATAACCCatcaaagaaatattgacatttGCATATTCATTATCTGTCAGCAAAGTACTGTTCCAATGCAATGACAGCTGTGTTGTGGCAGTCTCGTTCCATCCCTGTCCCTTTCCCATGTATGGTAAATGTAATTTCTCACCCTTTGATACTCTCCCAGGATGaactgtaaaacaaatgtaaGTGACttattcaaacagaaaaaaaaacgttcatGTATTATGTTTTGAAATCCTCATGACTATATAAAGGAAGAAAAGGTATATGATTCATATAAATTACTCAAACTATTCTGTAATAAAGCAAACTTTCGCCAAGTTAAGAAAGGTGTGTTTGGACTGAGATTTGTCTGAATTTGGTAACTGTCCTTATAAATAATTAACCACACAATCCTAATATACTTACCACGtagatttgtgtttttttacgaTCCGAATGAATATGTAAATAATATGAAACCGACtttctatataataaaataatagcCAGGATTATGATATTGGTGAATACTTATAgtgattaaaaagtaaaataacaagaaataccgaactccaaaaaaatgtaaatcagAAGTTCCTTATTGAATCTCAAAATCTAAAGCTGAAACACTTCAAACAAATCCATTACAACTGACAGTTGCTACTTTTATACCGTTACCTTTATTTTCGTTTCACATGCTTTTGTCCGCTTAATAACACATCCCTggtgacaatattttttttgagtttcgttgatatatatgtattataattgAATCATTGTTTTCTAATAACATACCTATCAATATTTGAGTTTTATGTGAATATTGTCTGTTGTTGATTGACATTTCTACAGATACCCATCCACGGACAGACATCCTCGGGACAGAACATCGAGCTTTCATAGAATTAATCTTATAACCATATGTGACCAAACCGTTGTCCCCTCCAAATCTACACTTAACATGTGTGGTGAGATCGTTGAATTGCATACATGGACCAGATACATCCAGCATTTTACCACCAAGCATCCCGGCAAATGTTGGATAAATGTTTAGGACACcttcaaatataacataatttatataaatatatttattaaaaaaaagtgaaattatatatattggaaaattttgaatttgagtcttcatttccaaattgtaacctgttttgatttataacaaaaagtatgTCGGGAAATGTTACATATgagtgaaaacaaaatatatcttcAAGTcgaaaaaaggaagatgtggtatgattgacaatgagacaattctcaaAAGACACCAGATGGCAAAGAGATTAACAATtattggtcaccgtacggcctttcaCAACAAGCAAAACAATACTGCATAGTCGGCCATAAAAGCCCCAAAATGactaatgtaaaaaaaaattaacgagaaaactaacggcataatttatgtaccaaaaatgaacgaaaatatgttatacatcaacaaacgacaaccattgaatagcaggctcatgacttgggacaagcacatacatacagaatgtggcggagttaaacatgatAGCGGGATCCAAATCATCTCCCTTATCTTGGATAGTGGTGTAACTGtgcaacataagaacgaaatataaaaatcagttgaaaaatgcttaactcatcagatggatattaaaagaaatacatctaacaaaaacagtgatttctttggtaaaaaaaaggaaatattcaataaatatgaaACAAGATAGCTTAACACAAACAGCTAAGCAGTTACTCTTTGCAAACTATATAGCTACTTAATAAACACAAAAGTCTAAAATAGTCTGTGACACCGTGTTTACTTTGATTCAAATTGTGTTTTTGGAACCACTaccattatttaaaaattcatgtTTGTATAAAAGATTGGCTTCACTACAGACATTCTCTTTCCGGTGACCAGGGTAATATACAGGGATGCTAACATAATCTAGATctgaacccatgctactgtgatatcgtgacaaaCCCTCCTGATTTGTGTCTAGAAAGTGGGTTAGGTCACCCTACCAACAAGGCTATATgtaatataataatgaaataaatatattaccaTCACGTTTAACGTTAGAGCATCCCCCATGTTGTATTTGTTCTCCATCTATTCTGTAGATATACCTCCCCTTTGTATCACTTCCTTGATAACTCAAGGTGTATTTCAATTGCTCAGCGTTTAATGCGGTTGTGTATCCCCTTCCTTCACCAGCGTTAAAACCGGActacaaaagaaaatcaaaagtgTGTTGTCTACTTCTATCATGtttcctttcttttgtggtaatTGTAACAGTAATTTATACTAAACCATATGAAAAACATCACGTCTTTCGCTCCCTTACTACTACAAAATACATATGAGAAAAAGtatatggaaaaaaaagaataacataGAGGTAATCAAAATACCCGAATCATAAAATGACCAATACGTATATTGATGCAACTCATCAAATGTGAAagatacaatgtaaatatgCTGGTTATACTTATAATGGAGGCgtgatgagatgattgaagTTGACAATGTTCTGCCGGATAATACAATTATGTACTTTATTGCAACAACTTTGTCGACAAATTGTAGGTACTCCTATTGGCACTTATTGTGCCtctttaatagcagacttgtttttgtactgttatgcCGAAATTTAcccaaataaatcaaatgtaaatggTAATAAATTTCTGCACACATCCAAATTCCGATGAATTAAGTGTAAAGACGTCACTTAGTCATGTTATTTTTAGTCTAGACATTTTGAATTTAGTCTATACATTTTGAATTTAGTCTATACATTTTGAATTTAGTCTATACAATTAATGGTTATAATTTCTCACCTGTGTAAATTTGTCTGTTGTTATATCCATCTTCACATAATTGAATATAGCAAAACTGGAAGTACCATCGGTCAACATTGCCAATTGGAATGtattattctgaaaaaaaacattgtatcATTTACTTATCAACTACATCCTCAATAATATCTAATAAGGAGCACTTCAAGTCTCgttctttagaaaaaaaaattgaagtatCCAAAAGAAAATATAGTCAACGCCATTTCGAATACAAAATagatcaaaagacaaacaatttacagtttacaaaacacaacgATGATGTTGATTTAACTGATTCTGAGACTATAACTTTTGAATAACGCATTCGCTTATAATTTTATACTTGTTTGCAAAAGAAAACATCTCCTGGGTAGGGGGTCTATGTTTCCTGTTGATAAAAACCTACTGAAAAAATTGTATTAACTTTTTGCCACcccatttttatcaatttgtgtCAAAGAATCAAAATTACTGTCATATcttgaaaaatacaaaacatgaGTTAAATTTGCTGTGTGTTGACATGAAACAGTTTGTTCTGCCTACCACTTTATGTCtttttgcaaaatatttaaatataaaaaagaagttctggtatgattgccaataaaacaactgtccacaagacaCCAAAATGAGACAgacattaataactataggtcaccatacgatcttcaacaaagagcaaatcccataccgcatcgGTCACTTTAAAAAGGACAATTGTGTGACTCCGTTTGTTTAAGTAGTCcaatgcactaaccactacaccatgGCTCTCTCGTGGGTAAAGAACAGAGTTTGTAACTTACCTTGCAAGGATTACAACTGTTCAGAACGGCGGTTTTAGAAATGACTTCCTTCCACGTGACTACCAAGGCATAGGAAGCCTCGAACTGGTTTTTTAACCCCACCATAGATTCCTGGATGATAGAGGAGTAGTTTGATAACTCCCCTGCAGGTATATCAGATCCTTCTCTGTATAAAACCTGACCAGTGTACGGCATCCCATTTATTTTTGAACCAATGTCTTGTGCAGGAAAATAATATGGTGCAACAAAAGCTGGGTCTGCCTGGGTTAAAGTTTCAGTGAATATTTCTGTTTGGTGCAAAGTCCCTGGTACAAATCCAACAAGACCATCTTTAGATACCTGCATTCAAATagattcataaaaaatataaacaaagtatgCAATATTTCTCCCTCTATAACGTActcctatatatattttgtattttttatttgatattttttatttaaatattggaaAA
This Mytilus trossulus isolate FHL-02 chromosome 14, PNRI_Mtr1.1.1.hap1, whole genome shotgun sequence DNA region includes the following protein-coding sequences:
- the LOC134696202 gene encoding sushi domain-containing protein 2-like codes for the protein MAMEIQIYLTRIVFVFVFFLSISKGDEEIFPQTGQPVTRNEDNTNHEVTLPSNVNIPFMGTIYTKLYVSKDGLVGFVPGTLHQTEIFTETLTQADPAFVAPYYFPAQDIGSKINGMPYTGQVLYREGSDIPAGELSNYSSIIQESMVGLKNQFEASYALVVTWKEVISKTAVLNSCNPCKNNTFQLAMLTDGTSSFAIFNYVKMDITTDKFTQSGFNAGEGRGYTTALNAEQLKYTLSYQGSDTKGRYIYRIDGEQIQHGGCSNVKRDGVLNIYPTFAGMLGGKMLDVSGPCMQFNDLTTHVKCRFGGDNGLVTYGYKINSMKARCSVPRMSVRGWVSVEMSINNRQYSHKTQILIVHPGRVSKGEKLHLPYMGKGQGWNETATTQLSLHWNSTLLTDNEYANVNISLMGYKEDSNGITWANLRSMGTVRASAGQFTIQTNDINCIGSVCDEYEIGIVMMELQDIKQAKFYRFIVSKTITLGFFVNNAMVMNLGENWPSQKCKTWYDQDRQDMSWLNNVVRCPCTLVQALSDVGNFHADFGCYLYDNRTTKCRFHEGSVHCVRSVHPSQTGAGNQCCYDAGGNLRYSSDSFQGSTPDRSHAAGAYPYGKTGLVPDMSHWVKDVVTFYQCCLWNDYRKCDYYMDQRSTRDCKGYNPPTPAMLFGQGHIETFDGMHQRMCGHGDFLLLKTTLPDTSVVTVQGRFYENVFPKIVGETGNTSVMLTNVGIRVVLGGSTETVEIRLKLPTADRSARKIDVLVNQQYHFFDNKQSYWQDFKSFIVANTDETGMESNFTVILQDGLAIQVADCDRTLCVVIIAPPSLQGKVQGLLGNFNGNATDDLLNVNYTVAAQIDNHSFDDLTLYQLFKYPWAAQRDESVLPMYVDPSYNPPICSIEQPKRQALQDCHNNKPCMFDYKATGDKDIAMKTKLMSMRIHELRRFLAPVRTCGLLNIPKSIKSNTNYSLGQTVTIESCREGHLQGDDKTYRCSQTGKNTQTWSPSVNAKCSETVDEADTGMIIGIVVAVVIAVVVFVVIVVLFKTFRRSRSYDTGKGQYRSPSNPVTDKNVEYSASYSRSHKPTRVPTDEGEK